The Akkermansia sp. N21116 genome includes a region encoding these proteins:
- the pstB gene encoding phosphate ABC transporter ATP-binding protein PstB, protein MTDNIKTKISARNLNFFYGTHQALFDNNLDIAEHRITAVIGPSGCGKSTHLRIYNRIFELYRDQRTEGEVLFDGKNILDNDVDILELRRKIGMIFQKPTPFPMSIFDNVAYPLKLHYKLSKSEVADRVEEALKGASIWEEVKDKLKKSGLALSGGQQQRLCIARAIAAAPDVLLMDEPTSAIDPVATLKIEELLMELKKRFTIVIVTHNMQQAARVSDYTAFFYKGSIIEVNDTNIMFTNPKNKQTEEYITGRFG, encoded by the coding sequence ATGACAGACAACATAAAAACTAAGATTTCGGCTCGTAATCTGAACTTTTTCTACGGAACTCATCAGGCTTTGTTCGACAACAATCTGGACATTGCCGAACACAGGATTACTGCAGTGATCGGTCCCTCCGGATGCGGTAAATCCACTCACTTGCGCATCTACAACCGCATTTTCGAACTTTACCGTGACCAGAGGACGGAAGGCGAGGTGTTGTTCGACGGGAAAAACATTCTCGACAATGATGTGGATATTCTGGAATTACGCCGCAAAATCGGCATGATCTTTCAGAAACCGACTCCGTTTCCCATGTCGATTTTCGACAATGTCGCCTATCCTCTCAAATTGCATTACAAGTTGAGCAAGTCCGAGGTCGCGGACCGTGTAGAGGAGGCTCTGAAGGGAGCTTCTATCTGGGAAGAAGTTAAGGACAAACTCAAAAAGAGCGGTCTGGCCCTGTCTGGCGGACAACAGCAGCGTTTGTGCATTGCACGAGCTATAGCCGCCGCTCCGGATGTATTGCTGATGGACGAACCTACAAGTGCCATTGACCCGGTTGCAACGTTGAAAATTGAGGAACTGCTCATGGAACTCAAGAAACGCTTCACTATTGTCATCGTGACTCACAACATGCAGCAAGCCGCCCGTGTCAGTGACTATACGGCTTTCTTTTACAAAGGCAGCATCATCGAGGTGAACGACACCAACATCATGTTTACCAATCCGAAAAACAAACAGACCGAAGAGTATATTACGGGACGTTTCGGTTAA
- the pstA gene encoding phosphate ABC transporter permease PstA translates to MKNSQQFDTIMKERPMGFRKLSDCLLRIFSLFSIVVAVGGMAWILGTVVYHGIGVIDWSFLTNPSKPYGSSNSGIANALLGTVYVTLGAVIMAVPPAMAAGIYLAEFGKYGKFPKLIRFSANVMMGIPSIIVGLFVYGLIVVPTGHFSGFSGSFALAIIMFPVVMRTTEDMMAMVPNTLRESALALGMTRTRTTLCLVTRASKNGLVTGVLLSLARVSGETAPLLFTAMFADAWPTDYFSQPTANMPVLITEYSMNSPFESMQAAGWGAALIIAAVILIINISTRIIFNDRQHKN, encoded by the coding sequence ATGAAGAATTCTCAACAATTTGATACGATCATGAAGGAGCGCCCGATGGGATTCCGCAAACTGTCGGACTGCCTGCTCCGCATTTTTTCCCTATTCTCGATTGTGGTGGCTGTTGGCGGGATGGCATGGATTCTCGGAACGGTCGTTTACCATGGTATCGGGGTAATCGACTGGAGTTTCCTGACTAATCCGTCGAAACCTTACGGAAGTTCGAACTCCGGTATTGCCAATGCTTTGCTCGGGACCGTGTATGTGACGCTGGGCGCCGTGATCATGGCCGTGCCGCCAGCGATGGCCGCCGGGATCTATTTGGCCGAGTTCGGAAAATACGGGAAGTTTCCGAAGTTGATTCGTTTCAGCGCCAATGTGATGATGGGGATTCCATCCATCATCGTCGGATTGTTCGTGTACGGGTTGATCGTGGTGCCGACGGGACATTTTTCCGGATTTTCCGGGTCTTTTGCCCTGGCAATTATCATGTTCCCCGTGGTGATGCGTACGACCGAAGATATGATGGCTATGGTACCCAATACTCTGCGGGAGTCGGCCCTTGCCCTCGGGATGACTCGAACGAGGACGACTTTGTGCCTCGTCACCCGTGCTTCGAAAAACGGGCTTGTCACCGGAGTTTTGCTCTCTTTGGCCCGCGTTAGCGGCGAGACGGCACCGCTTCTGTTCACAGCTATGTTCGCCGATGCATGGCCGACGGATTATTTTTCCCAGCCGACTGCCAACATGCCCGTCCTGATTACGGAGTACTCTATGAACTCTCCCTTTGAGTCCATGCAGGCTGCGGGGTGGGGAGCTGCCCTGATTATAGCGGCAGTCATCTTGATTATCAATATTTCAACACGAATCATCTTCAATGACAGACAACATAAAAACTAA
- the pstC gene encoding phosphate ABC transporter permease subunit PstC, whose amino-acid sequence MSKTDQLFRTVCLACASLIGLLMLSIFIQLGINSGDAWSRFGIGFLWSDSWDPVAKEYGALPNILGTLLTTVIALVLALPLSFVSAMYVVDSPPWVNRTLSQAMDLLAAIPSVIYGMWGLFVLAPLMQEYVQPFLAETLGLEKVPVISAILGKDYNGFGFLTAGLILALMILPYMSAIMRDVFKMTPPMLRESAFGIGCTKLEAARDVIVKYGIRGILGGVFIGLGRALGETMAVLFVIGNMMDMPHGIFSSGTTIAATLANNFAEADGLQRSTLFALGLILLIMSFGIQVFAQYYLFATGAKRGEEH is encoded by the coding sequence ATGTCTAAGACGGACCAATTGTTTAGAACCGTTTGCCTGGCCTGTGCTTCTCTGATCGGATTGTTGATGCTCAGCATATTCATTCAGCTGGGCATCAACTCCGGGGATGCCTGGAGCCGTTTCGGCATCGGGTTCCTCTGGTCGGATTCCTGGGATCCGGTTGCGAAGGAGTACGGTGCCTTGCCCAATATTCTGGGGACGCTGCTGACGACGGTTATCGCTCTTGTGCTGGCCTTGCCCCTGTCGTTTGTTTCGGCCATGTACGTGGTTGATTCCCCTCCATGGGTGAACCGGACATTGAGTCAGGCTATGGATTTGCTGGCGGCTATCCCAAGTGTAATTTACGGGATGTGGGGGTTGTTTGTCCTCGCCCCGCTGATGCAGGAATACGTGCAACCTTTTCTAGCGGAAACGCTGGGATTGGAGAAAGTGCCGGTGATCAGTGCCATCCTCGGCAAGGATTACAACGGATTCGGATTTCTGACGGCAGGTTTGATATTGGCATTGATGATCCTGCCCTACATGAGTGCGATCATGCGCGATGTATTCAAGATGACTCCTCCGATGCTGCGCGAATCCGCCTTCGGTATCGGTTGCACCAAACTGGAAGCCGCCCGCGACGTCATTGTCAAGTACGGTATCCGCGGAATCTTGGGCGGTGTATTCATTGGCCTTGGCCGGGCACTGGGGGAAACGATGGCGGTACTTTTCGTCATCGGCAACATGATGGATATGCCTCATGGGATATTCTCCAGCGGTACGACGATTGCCGCTACACTTGCCAACAACTTTGCCGAAGCGGACGGGTTGCAGAGAAGCACTCTGTTCGCTCTTGGGTTGATCCTGTTGATTATGTCATTCGGTATTCAGGTTTTCGCCCAATACTATCTGTTCGCTACAGGGGCCAAACGCGGTGAGGAACATTGA
- the pstS gene encoding phosphate ABC transporter substrate-binding protein PstS, whose amino-acid sequence MLKNLFIMLFSVASVSVSHAEMNLNGAGASFPAPVYQAWTFDYSAKNPEVKINYQSLGSGAGINQIKAGTVDFAGTDNPLSLQEQNEAALIQFPMLTGGVVVIVNIPGIASGALKLDQQTLADIYLGKITRWNDDAVKALNPDLNLPDLKITVVRRSDSSGTTFIFTDYLSKISSEWKEKVGSGPSVKWPVGLGGQKNPGVCNNVAKIKGSIGYTEYTYAVESNLNCAILKNREGVFVSPSVETFSASASNADWRNAPGLCMALTDTPGEKSWPITGVTYILIRKDLAADKKAALTRYFNWCFTEGAPKATQLNYVPLPENVVGLINAGPLKK is encoded by the coding sequence ATGTTAAAAAATCTGTTCATCATGCTGTTCTCCGTTGCCTCCGTTTCCGTCTCCCACGCGGAAATGAACCTCAATGGCGCCGGCGCTTCATTCCCGGCTCCCGTCTATCAGGCCTGGACGTTTGACTATTCCGCTAAAAATCCGGAGGTCAAAATCAACTACCAAAGCCTTGGCTCCGGTGCCGGAATTAACCAGATCAAAGCTGGAACGGTTGATTTCGCAGGGACTGACAATCCTCTTTCCCTTCAAGAGCAGAATGAAGCTGCTCTGATCCAGTTCCCGATGTTGACGGGAGGCGTTGTCGTGATCGTCAACATTCCGGGCATTGCCTCCGGTGCATTGAAGCTCGACCAGCAAACCCTTGCCGATATCTATCTCGGTAAGATCACCCGTTGGAATGACGATGCCGTCAAAGCATTGAATCCCGACCTGAATCTTCCCGACCTGAAGATCACGGTCGTGCGCCGTTCCGATTCCAGCGGTACGACATTTATTTTCACCGATTATTTGAGCAAAATTTCCTCCGAATGGAAGGAAAAGGTTGGTTCTGGTCCGTCCGTCAAGTGGCCTGTCGGTCTTGGTGGTCAAAAAAATCCCGGTGTGTGCAACAACGTTGCCAAGATCAAGGGCAGCATCGGCTACACGGAATACACCTATGCGGTGGAGTCCAATCTGAATTGCGCGATTCTGAAGAACCGCGAAGGCGTATTTGTTTCCCCCAGCGTGGAAACTTTCTCTGCCTCCGCTTCCAATGCGGACTGGCGGAACGCCCCCGGCTTATGCATGGCTCTGACGGATACTCCCGGTGAAAAATCCTGGCCGATTACGGGTGTGACGTACATCCTGATCCGCAAAGATCTTGCCGCCGATAAGAAGGCCGCTCTTACCCGTTATTTCAACTGGTGCTTTACGGAAGGCGCTCCTAAGGCGACGCAATTGAATTACGTGCCTCTGCCTGAAAATGTAGTCGGCCTGATCAATGCCGGCCCTCTGAAAAAGTAA
- a CDS encoding flotillin family protein encodes MNIIAEIPAILPVAALILFIIVVSSWLFSRYRMCPPDKILIVFGRVGSGQPARCYHGGSTFVLPVFQSYSYLDLNPINIDVPLQGALSSQNIRVDVPSSFIVGISTLPDIMQNAAARLLGRSREEIRSLATEIIMGQMRVVIASMTIEEINSDREKLIKGITEGVDVELHKVGLHLINANITDIQDASGYINALGQEAAARAINDAMIKVADETRRGEIGKAEAEKEQSVNVASARAEAIEGQNEAAIKIAESQSRLKVKQAEAKKISEIAEKVQEAKTLEEAYLAEKEAELKRAERERATQEANVLVSAQIQKREREVQAEATAAVLKLEQQGKADALLIEKQAEAEAIRKLAEGESQALLLKKRAEGEGIELVGKGEAAAVEAVLAGKAHGFLQIVQAAGSANAASNLLVTEQLTKIVEYQTNAVSSLKFDKVVVMGNSKEASVGGFVQNLVKDTLPLHELGKSVGLELPGFLGKPVDASAPATSVEVPPARVEE; translated from the coding sequence ATGAATATAATAGCCGAGATCCCCGCAATTCTTCCAGTTGCCGCTTTGATCCTGTTTATTATCGTTGTGTCCTCCTGGCTGTTCAGCCGGTACAGGATGTGTCCCCCCGATAAAATCCTGATCGTTTTCGGGAGGGTTGGTTCAGGCCAGCCGGCTCGTTGCTACCATGGCGGTTCGACTTTTGTGCTGCCGGTGTTCCAGTCCTACAGCTATCTGGATTTGAATCCGATCAATATCGACGTTCCTTTGCAGGGAGCCCTTTCTTCGCAGAATATCCGTGTGGATGTGCCGTCTTCGTTCATCGTAGGCATTTCTACATTGCCGGACATCATGCAGAATGCCGCTGCCCGTTTGCTGGGACGTTCCCGCGAAGAAATCCGCAGCCTGGCTACGGAAATTATCATGGGGCAGATGCGTGTCGTGATCGCTTCCATGACGATTGAAGAAATCAACTCCGACCGTGAAAAGCTTATCAAGGGTATTACTGAAGGCGTCGATGTAGAATTGCACAAGGTCGGCCTTCACCTGATTAATGCCAATATTACGGACATTCAGGATGCCTCCGGGTATATCAATGCCCTGGGGCAGGAAGCTGCCGCCCGCGCGATCAATGACGCCATGATCAAAGTAGCTGATGAAACGCGCCGTGGTGAAATCGGCAAGGCTGAAGCCGAAAAGGAACAGAGCGTCAATGTGGCTTCGGCTCGTGCCGAGGCTATTGAAGGCCAGAACGAGGCTGCGATTAAGATTGCAGAATCCCAATCACGGTTGAAAGTTAAGCAGGCGGAAGCCAAGAAGATATCCGAAATTGCCGAGAAGGTTCAGGAAGCCAAAACCTTGGAAGAAGCCTATCTGGCTGAAAAAGAAGCTGAATTGAAGCGTGCCGAACGCGAACGGGCTACTCAGGAAGCCAACGTCCTGGTGAGTGCCCAGATTCAGAAACGGGAACGCGAAGTCCAGGCCGAAGCGACGGCTGCCGTTCTCAAGCTGGAACAGCAAGGTAAGGCTGATGCTCTCTTGATTGAGAAACAGGCCGAAGCCGAGGCTATCAGAAAGCTGGCGGAGGGCGAATCCCAGGCATTGCTCCTTAAAAAGCGCGCTGAAGGTGAAGGTATCGAGCTGGTGGGTAAAGGTGAGGCTGCTGCCGTGGAAGCAGTGCTGGCCGGCAAAGCCCATGGCTTTTTGCAAATTGTGCAGGCCGCCGGCTCCGCAAATGCCGCCTCCAACCTGCTGGTGACGGAACAGCTTACCAAGATCGTTGAATATCAGACGAATGCCGTGTCCAGTCTCAAATTTGACAAAGTTGTCGTTATGGGCAACAGCAAGGAAGCATCCGTGGGCGGGTTTGTTCAAAACCTCGTCAAGGATACCCTGCCTCTGCATGAACTGGGCAAGAGCGTAGGGTTGGAACTGCCGGGATTCCTCGGCAAACCGGTGGATGCCTCTGCACCTGCTACTTCGGTCGAGGTTCCTCCTGCCCGGGTTGAAGAATAA
- a CDS encoding glycoside hydrolase family 2 TIM barrel-domain containing protein, translating to MFRLSSPLAVLLLSSAPLFHQAQAQEKELTFDSVQKEYDSINQRVSVRHTPIPSRIPGVQNPQMTLDGNWLFNPRPETGFERKDSLAGLPGWDSVFVPSEWYMPGYRVEKGQWAGYFRDFTIPADWQGKRTVLRFGAVESECRVFINGKEAGTHMGSMVPFEFDITDLLKPGRNTVSLLVRSESEISATSRISHYAKHQVGGILRSVTLFALPQTHISDLFCKTNLSDDLRKATMDIEFDLAGFKEGDKLQASFVLKKKGVEGLPPETGSVAAQELEVTRGGKLTIKGVAIDSPELWHAEHPYLYSAELTLKHPGGDLQTVTRNIGFRKIETRGNSLFVNNKPVKLHGVAHHDIHPYYGRAIPDKEILKKDIQMFRDANCNYIRTSHYSPDEYLVDLCDRYGIFLEDEASVCWDRTDNSRRRAELVLYDFKSMLMRDRNHPSILVWSIANESYWSPRYVPCLKLAKETTPDIPVKFSHSEYFGIKRDLDVGTKHYPGWQGLMKYDNYFRPIVFDEALHVNCYNTSENMTDPSLRDLWGDYAKYFVDNMQTSPAIMGLGIWCGIDEMYYPKGEKPIMGGGEWGVIDGFRRPKPEYWHMKMAYSPVRVTSRHFQTIGNQTVVSLENRFNTRNLNTLDVEWTDGDQSGIVSVDVAPMEQGTLIIPHSMKGDELTLRFKDKRGFDVAIEKLPRHFTASYPMPSMKSASVPVITQKDGMLDIQSGNVTFRIPEQTGLPETIAKNGQDIVTGGMKMYAIPMLRENQVVDFIPIDNPNQVTVFSSPSLKNWKKDSMTWQEKDGLASVHVSGKFGDVPVEFIYSINGNGKLRVDYTINLKKLPYDSRQIGIGFDLPRSYDQLAWKRMTTWTAYPDDHIGRPEGKARALAPETLQDYHANWETPRHAWSLDGNEHGSNDFRSTKHNLITGSLSDPQGNTVTIESNGRQHLRAWLDNNHISFLLAQYSNGGTEHYLSYNSNRTRPNLKDESGEFPGWVQIQF from the coding sequence ATGTTCCGCCTTTCTTCCCCACTTGCAGTGCTTCTTCTTTCGTCCGCCCCTCTTTTCCACCAGGCTCAGGCCCAGGAAAAAGAACTGACTTTCGATTCAGTCCAGAAAGAATACGACTCCATCAACCAGAGAGTTTCCGTTCGTCATACACCCATTCCCTCAAGAATCCCCGGAGTGCAAAATCCGCAGATGACGCTTGATGGCAACTGGTTGTTCAACCCCAGGCCGGAAACAGGATTCGAACGTAAAGACTCTCTCGCCGGACTTCCCGGCTGGGATTCCGTCTTCGTCCCGTCGGAATGGTACATGCCCGGCTACCGGGTGGAGAAAGGCCAGTGGGCAGGCTACTTCCGCGATTTCACGATCCCTGCCGACTGGCAGGGTAAACGTACCGTCCTCCGTTTCGGGGCCGTCGAGAGCGAATGCCGCGTCTTCATCAACGGTAAGGAAGCCGGTACCCACATGGGATCGATGGTACCGTTCGAATTCGACATCACCGACTTACTCAAGCCGGGACGAAACACCGTCTCCCTTCTCGTCCGCAGCGAATCCGAAATCTCCGCAACATCCCGCATTTCCCATTATGCCAAGCACCAGGTCGGAGGTATCCTCCGCAGCGTCACCCTCTTCGCCCTGCCCCAGACGCACATCTCCGATCTCTTCTGCAAGACAAATCTCTCCGACGATCTACGCAAAGCCACGATGGACATCGAATTCGATCTTGCCGGGTTCAAAGAAGGAGACAAGCTTCAGGCCAGTTTCGTCCTGAAGAAAAAAGGAGTCGAAGGACTTCCGCCCGAAACCGGCTCCGTTGCTGCACAAGAACTGGAAGTGACCCGGGGAGGCAAATTAACCATCAAGGGTGTCGCTATCGACTCCCCGGAACTCTGGCACGCCGAACATCCCTACCTCTACTCTGCGGAACTCACCTTGAAACATCCCGGAGGAGATCTGCAAACCGTCACGCGCAACATCGGTTTCCGCAAAATTGAAACAAGGGGAAACTCCCTCTTCGTCAACAACAAGCCCGTCAAACTTCACGGCGTCGCCCACCACGACATCCATCCCTACTATGGCCGCGCCATCCCGGACAAGGAAATTCTCAAAAAGGACATCCAGATGTTCCGCGATGCAAACTGCAACTACATTCGCACCTCCCACTATTCCCCCGACGAATACCTCGTCGACCTCTGTGACCGCTACGGCATCTTCCTCGAAGACGAAGCCTCCGTCTGTTGGGACCGCACTGACAACTCGCGCCGAAGGGCCGAACTCGTCCTCTACGATTTCAAATCCATGCTCATGCGCGACCGAAACCATCCCAGTATCCTCGTCTGGTCCATCGCCAATGAAAGCTATTGGTCGCCCCGGTACGTTCCATGCCTCAAACTGGCCAAGGAAACCACGCCGGACATTCCCGTCAAATTCTCGCACTCCGAATACTTTGGCATCAAGCGCGACCTTGATGTCGGTACCAAGCACTACCCCGGCTGGCAAGGGCTGATGAAGTACGACAACTACTTCCGCCCGATAGTCTTCGACGAAGCACTCCACGTCAATTGCTACAACACCTCCGAGAACATGACGGATCCCTCCCTGCGGGATCTCTGGGGAGACTATGCCAAATACTTCGTCGACAACATGCAGACGTCCCCTGCCATCATGGGCCTCGGCATCTGGTGCGGCATCGACGAAATGTACTACCCCAAGGGAGAAAAACCCATCATGGGTGGCGGGGAATGGGGAGTCATCGACGGATTCCGCCGTCCCAAGCCCGAATACTGGCACATGAAAATGGCCTACTCACCTGTCCGCGTCACAAGCCGTCATTTCCAAACTATCGGCAACCAGACCGTCGTATCCCTGGAAAACCGCTTCAACACACGGAACCTGAACACACTTGACGTCGAATGGACGGACGGGGACCAATCCGGTATCGTCAGCGTAGATGTAGCCCCCATGGAACAGGGTACCCTGATCATTCCACATTCCATGAAGGGAGACGAACTGACGCTTCGTTTCAAGGACAAGCGAGGCTTCGACGTCGCCATAGAAAAACTGCCGCGCCATTTCACCGCCAGTTATCCCATGCCCTCCATGAAATCCGCGTCCGTTCCGGTCATCACCCAAAAGGACGGTATGCTCGACATCCAGTCAGGCAACGTTACCTTCCGCATCCCGGAACAAACCGGCTTGCCTGAAACCATCGCTAAAAACGGTCAGGACATCGTCACAGGAGGCATGAAAATGTACGCCATCCCCATGCTGCGCGAAAACCAGGTCGTCGATTTCATCCCTATTGACAACCCGAACCAAGTCACCGTCTTTTCTTCACCTTCCCTCAAAAACTGGAAAAAGGACTCCATGACCTGGCAGGAAAAAGACGGCCTTGCCTCCGTCCATGTCTCCGGCAAATTCGGCGATGTCCCTGTCGAATTCATCTACTCCATCAATGGAAACGGCAAATTGCGCGTCGACTACACAATCAACCTGAAAAAACTGCCTTACGACAGTCGGCAAATCGGCATCGGATTCGACTTGCCTCGTTCCTACGACCAGCTGGCCTGGAAACGCATGACCACATGGACAGCCTACCCCGACGACCATATCGGGCGCCCCGAAGGCAAGGCCAGAGCTCTTGCCCCGGAAACCCTGCAGGACTACCACGCCAACTGGGAAACCCCGCGACATGCCTGGTCCCTGGACGGCAATGAACATGGTTCCAACGACTTCCGCTCCACCAAGCACAATTTGATCACCGGTTCCCTATCCGATCCCCAGGGCAATACCGTCACCATCGAATCCAATGGTCGTCAACACCTCCGCGCCTGGCTGGACAACAACCATATCTCGTTCCTCCTTGCCCAATATTCCAACGGCGGTACGGAACACTATCTTAGCTACAACTCCAATCGCACCCGTCCCAACCTCAAGGACGAAAGCGGAGAATTCCCCGGTTGGGTGCAAATCCAATTCTGA